The Anolis carolinensis isolate JA03-04 chromosome 2, rAnoCar3.1.pri, whole genome shotgun sequence genome has a window encoding:
- the gpsm3 gene encoding G-protein-signaling modulator 3, producing the protein MEHKMNAAMEEGEMSPCGEPAALTKGEQAQLFSQDDISILPNPGAILRSRQKIRQHDPARPWNSLPATPVRELETDRTVFFSSLTSLQAEEFFDMVAKAQARRLNDQRADFAGAEEPCAGNVKVAKEQLYDTILEHQSHRLEDQRTEPPIPVGIQGLLDLLLRAQGTRMEDQRSTLPPSLAASSLQRRQPSFLHGV; encoded by the exons ATGGAGCACAAAATGAATGCGGCGATGGAAGAAGGAGAGATGTCACCGTGCGGCGAACCCGCTGCCCTCACCAAGGGAGAACAG GCCCAGCTTTTCTCTCAAGACGACATCAGCATCCTGCCAAACCCAGGGGCTATTTTGCGTTCGAGGCAGAAAATTCGGCAACATGATCCAGCGCGGCCCTGGAACTCCTTGCCGGCCACCCCGGTTAGGGAGCTGGAGACGGACAGAACAG tCTTCTTCTCTTCCCTGACGTCACTCCAGGCGGAGGAGTTCTTCGACATGGTGGCCAAGGCTCAAGCCCGAAGGCTCAACGACCAGCGGGCAGATTTTGCAGGGGCCGAAGAGCCATGTGCTGGGAACGTCAAAGTTGCCAAAGAGCAGCTCTATGACACTATCTTGGAACATCAG AGCCACCGTCTGGAGGACCAGCGCACGGAGCCACCCATCCCAGTAGGGATTCAGGGGCTGCTGGATTTGCTGCTGAGAGCCCAAGGGACCCGGATGGAGGACCAGCGCTCGACTCTTCCCCCAAGCCTTGCCGCATCCTCCTTGCAAAGGAGGCAGCCTTCCTTCCTCCATGGCGTgtga
- the LOC100556109 gene encoding vesicle-trafficking protein SEC22b, which yields MVLLTMISRVQDGLLLAASMQETEQSNRNFQEYHSQAKQLFRKLGDHSPSRCSLEAGPMTFHYLISQGICYLTLCEAAYSKKLAFAYLEELQTEFWELYGKKVSFVSRPYAFIEFDIYIQKLKKSYLDTWSKRHLSSINLELQDVQKIMVTNIEEVLQRGEALSALDSKASNLSTLSKKYRQDAKLLNSRSAYAKAAATSLIFVVLMLYIRFWWLV from the exons ATGGTCTTGCTGACTATGATCAGCCGGGTCCAAGACGGGCTCCTCCTGGCTGCCTCCATGCAGGAAACAGAGCAG TCAAATCGAAACTTCCAGGAATACCATAGCCAAGCCAAGCAGCTTTTCCGCAAACTTGGGGACCATTCACCAAGCCGGTGTTCTCTGGAAGCCGGGCCAATGACTTTCCA TTACCTGATCAGCCAAGGCATTTGCTACTTGACACTGTGTGAAGCTGCGTACTCCAAGAAACTGGCCTTCGCTTATCTGGAGGAGTTGCAAActgaattttgggagctgtatgGAAAGAAAGTTTCCTTTGTTTCGAGACCTTATGCCTTCATTGAATTTG ACATTTATATCCAGAAGCTGAAGAAGTCCTATCTTGATACCTGGTCAAAGCGACACCTGAGCAGCATCAACCTGGAACTACAGGATGTCCAGAAAATCATGGTCACCAACATTGAAGAGGTGCTTCAGCGTGGAGAGGCCTTATCAG CTCTGGATTCCAAGGCCAGCAACTTGTCGACTCTTTCCAAGAAATACCGCCAGGACGCCAAACTCCTCAATAGCCGTTCTGCTTATGCCAAGGCAGCTGCCACCAGCCTGATCTTTGTGGTACTTATGCTCTACATACGTTTTtggtggctggtatga